The proteins below come from a single Deltaproteobacteria bacterium PRO3 genomic window:
- a CDS encoding D-2-hydroxyacid dehydrogenase: protein MPGKHPSILFLDAATVDLGDIAVKNLKKQGAYAALGLEPGDPLPPAALGAEIVVSNKYPLREAQLGFLPKLKLICVAATGTNNVDLEAARRRGIAVCNVAGYSTPTVVEQTVLFLLALGHRLLEHDAAVKSGAWSRAPHFALLDFPFGDLAGKRLGILGYGHIGRGVARVAKALGMEAAVGKIPGGKYPAREKRLELRRLLQSSDFVTLHCPLSPRTEGMIDAKALAWMKPGAHLLNLARGPIVDEAAVARALLAGKLAGYATDVLGQEPPPPDHPLFDPRLRDKVLFSPHIAWASRESRQRLVDEIAANIAAFRRGARRNRVD from the coding sequence CCCTGGGCCTGGAGCCGGGCGACCCCTTGCCCCCGGCCGCGCTCGGGGCCGAGATCGTGGTCTCCAATAAATACCCGCTTCGCGAGGCCCAACTGGGTTTTTTGCCCAAACTGAAATTGATTTGCGTCGCCGCCACCGGCACCAACAACGTCGATCTCGAGGCCGCGCGGCGGCGCGGGATCGCGGTCTGCAACGTGGCGGGCTATTCCACGCCGACGGTGGTCGAGCAGACGGTCCTGTTTCTCCTGGCCCTCGGCCACCGCTTGCTGGAGCACGACGCGGCGGTCAAGTCCGGGGCCTGGAGCCGCGCCCCCCACTTCGCGCTCTTGGATTTCCCCTTCGGCGACTTGGCGGGGAAGCGACTCGGCATCCTGGGCTACGGTCACATCGGCCGAGGGGTGGCCCGGGTGGCGAAGGCCCTGGGCATGGAGGCGGCGGTCGGCAAGATCCCCGGCGGGAAATACCCCGCGCGCGAGAAGCGCCTCGAGTTGCGGCGCCTCTTGCAGAGCAGCGATTTCGTCACCCTGCACTGTCCCTTGAGCCCCAGGACCGAAGGGATGATCGACGCCAAGGCCCTGGCCTGGATGAAGCCCGGGGCCCATTTGTTGAACCTGGCCCGCGGCCCCATCGTCGACGAGGCCGCGGTCGCCCGCGCCCTGCTGGCCGGCAAGCTCGCCGGCTACGCGACCGACGTCCTCGGCCAAGAGCCGCCGCCGCCCGACCACCCGCTCTTCGACCCGCGGCTGCGCGACAAGGTCCTGTTCAGCCCCCACATCGCCTGGGCCAGCCGCGAGTCGCGCCAGCGCCTGGTCGACGAAATCGCCGCCAACATCGCGGCCTTTCGCCGCGGGGCGCGCCGCAACCGCGTTGATTGA